A single genomic interval of Zingiber officinale cultivar Zhangliang chromosome 4A, Zo_v1.1, whole genome shotgun sequence harbors:
- the LOC121973126 gene encoding OVARIAN TUMOR DOMAIN-containing deubiquitinating enzyme 4-like isoform X1 translates to MNAHLPSVLLNPCRDRRAHPSNHLRSIRIPGDGRCLFRSVVHGACLREGKPSPIENLQKELADELRSKVADEFIRRRTDTEWFLESDFDTYVRQIRMPHIWGGEPELLMCSHVLHFCRMPITVYMSSSSSAGPKIIAEYGQEYGKENPIRVLYDGYGHYDALQMPLAKTKPKWCMKS, encoded by the exons ATGAATGCGCACCTGCCTTCCGTGCTCCTCAATCCATGTCGGGATCGGAGAGCACATCCAAGCAACCATCTGCGATCCATTC GAATACCTGGTGATGGAAGATGCTTGTTCAGATCAGTAGTCCATGGTGCCTGCCTCAGAGAAGGAAAGCCATCTCCAATTGAAAACCTTCAGAAAGAACTTGCAGATGAGCTGAGATCAAAA GTAGCTGATGAATTCATCAGGAGGAGGACAGACACAGAATG GTTTCTTGAGTCTGACTTTGACACATACGTGAGGCAGATCAGGATGCCTCACATTTGGGGAGGTGAACCAGAGCTGCTTATGTGTTCTCATGTTCTTCA TTTCTGCAGGATGCCGATCACGGTTTACATGTCTAGCAGCAGCTCTGCTGGTCCGAAAATCATAGCCGAGTACGGTCAGGAATATGGCAAAGAGAACCCGATTCGAGTGCTGTATGATGGCTATGGACACTATGATGCACTGCAGATGCCTCTTGCAAAAACAAAACCTAAATG GTGCATGAAGAGCTGA
- the LOC121973126 gene encoding OVARIAN TUMOR DOMAIN-containing deubiquitinating enzyme 4-like isoform X3, translating to MGSAGLGIPGDGRCLFRSVVHGACLREGKPSPIENLQKELADELRSKVADEFIRRRTDTEWFLESDFDTYVRQIRMPHIWGGEPELLMCSHVLHFCRMPITVYMSSSSSAGPKIIAEYGQEYGKENPIRVLYDGYGHYDALQMPLAKTKPKWCMKS from the exons ATGGGAAGTGCTGGGTTAG GAATACCTGGTGATGGAAGATGCTTGTTCAGATCAGTAGTCCATGGTGCCTGCCTCAGAGAAGGAAAGCCATCTCCAATTGAAAACCTTCAGAAAGAACTTGCAGATGAGCTGAGATCAAAA GTAGCTGATGAATTCATCAGGAGGAGGACAGACACAGAATG GTTTCTTGAGTCTGACTTTGACACATACGTGAGGCAGATCAGGATGCCTCACATTTGGGGAGGTGAACCAGAGCTGCTTATGTGTTCTCATGTTCTTCA TTTCTGCAGGATGCCGATCACGGTTTACATGTCTAGCAGCAGCTCTGCTGGTCCGAAAATCATAGCCGAGTACGGTCAGGAATATGGCAAAGAGAACCCGATTCGAGTGCTGTATGATGGCTATGGACACTATGATGCACTGCAGATGCCTCTTGCAAAAACAAAACCTAAATG GTGCATGAAGAGCTGA
- the LOC121973126 gene encoding OVARIAN TUMOR DOMAIN-containing deubiquitinating enzyme 4-like isoform X2, translating to MNAHLPSVLLNPCRDRRAHPSNHLRSIRIPGDGRCLFRSVVHGACLREGKPSPIENLQKELADELRSKVADEFIRRRTDTEWFLESDFDTYVRQIRMPHIWGGEPELLMCSHVLQMPITVYMSSSSSAGPKIIAEYGQEYGKENPIRVLYDGYGHYDALQMPLAKTKPKWCMKS from the exons ATGAATGCGCACCTGCCTTCCGTGCTCCTCAATCCATGTCGGGATCGGAGAGCACATCCAAGCAACCATCTGCGATCCATTC GAATACCTGGTGATGGAAGATGCTTGTTCAGATCAGTAGTCCATGGTGCCTGCCTCAGAGAAGGAAAGCCATCTCCAATTGAAAACCTTCAGAAAGAACTTGCAGATGAGCTGAGATCAAAA GTAGCTGATGAATTCATCAGGAGGAGGACAGACACAGAATG GTTTCTTGAGTCTGACTTTGACACATACGTGAGGCAGATCAGGATGCCTCACATTTGGGGAGGTGAACCAGAGCTGCTTATGTGTTCTCATGTTCTTCA GATGCCGATCACGGTTTACATGTCTAGCAGCAGCTCTGCTGGTCCGAAAATCATAGCCGAGTACGGTCAGGAATATGGCAAAGAGAACCCGATTCGAGTGCTGTATGATGGCTATGGACACTATGATGCACTGCAGATGCCTCTTGCAAAAACAAAACCTAAATG GTGCATGAAGAGCTGA
- the LOC121969530 gene encoding phospholipase A(1) LCAT3-like isoform X2: MFGDCGLRFPSLRSWIGGGGRRREADPDLDPVLLVSGMGGSILNARSKKNGSTICVWVRILLANLEFKKYLWSLYNPESGYTESLNENNEIVVPDDDYGLQAIDILDPSLWAKLFHLTEVYHFHDMIEMLIGCGYEKGTTLFGFGYDFRQSNRIDKTMDGLKTKLEMAYKASGGKKVNIISHSMGGMLIQCFISLHNDAFAKYVNKWICIACPFQGAPGCIYDSLITGLQFVYGFESFFFVSRWTMHQLLVECPSIYELLPNPDFQWKNQPMIQVWRKLSEDNGVVKLEEYDSSTCISLFEEALKNNELNYSGKSIALPFNFSILEWATNTRKIIYDAQLPASVSFYNIYGTSYETPFDVCFGSETSPVDDLTKLCHTMPEYSYVDGDGTVPTESAKADGFTAISRVGIKNSHRGLLSDKKLFNLVKQYLGVSEKSKRSSSSKVMDIHFPSRSQLSTKEIL, from the exons ATGTTCGGCGATTGCGGCTTGCGCTTCCCCTCCCTCCGGAGCTGGAtcggcggcggcggccggcgaCGGGAGGCGGACCCGGACCTCGACCCTGTGCTCCTGGTCTCCGGAATGGGGGGCTCGATTCTGAACGCGAGGAGCAAGAAGAACGGCTCCACCATCTGCGTCTGGGTCCGGATCCTCCTTGCCAATCTCGAGTTCAAAAAGTACCTCTGGTCCCTTTACAATCCGGAGTCCG GGTATACGGAGTCACTCAACGAGAACAACGAGATTGTTGTTCCTGACGATGATTACGGGCTTCAAGCGATCGACATTTTGGATCCATCGTTG TGGGCAAAGCTATTCCATCTGACTGAGGTATATCATTTCCATGATATGATAGAGATGCTTATTGGATGCGGTTATGAGAAAGGAACCACACTCTTTGGATTTGGTTATGATTTTCGTCAGAGCAATCG AATTGACAAAACAATGGATGGACTGAAAACAAAATTGGAAATGGCTTATAAAGCTTCTGGCGGTAAAAAAGTAAACATAATATCACATTCTATGGGCGGAATGCTCATCCAATGCTTCATTTCGCTGCATAATGAT GCTTTTGCTAAGTATGTCAATAAATGGATCTGCATTGCTTGCCCCTTCCAAG GTGCACCAGGATGTATCTATGATTCCCTTATAACTGGATTGCAATTTGTTTATGGTTTTGAAAGCTTCTTCTTTGTTTCTAGATGGACAATGCATCAATTG TTGGTTGAATGCCCATCTATCTATGAATTGCTGCCAAACCCAGACTTTCAATGGAAAAATCAGCCCATGATACAGGTTTGGAGGAAATTATCTGAAGATAATGGAGTTGTGAAGTTGGAAGAGTATGATTCATCTACATGCATCTCTTTATTTGAGGAAGCTCTAAAAAATAATGAG cttAATTACAGTGGGAAGTCAATTGCATTACCATTCAATTTTTCTATCCTTGAATGGGCTACCAACACTCGGAAGATCATTTATGATGCCCAGTTACCTGCCAGTGTCAGCTTTTACAACATATATGGGACATCATATGAGACTCCTTTTGATGTTTG CTTTGGATCTGAAACTTCCCCTGTTGACGACTTAACCAAACTGTGTCACACAATG CCTGAGTATTCTTATGTAGATGGGGATGGGACTGTTCCTACCGAGTCTGCTAAG GCTGATGGATTTACGGCGATTTCAAGAGTTGGTATTAAAAATTCCCACCGAGGTTTGCTGAGCGATAAGAAACTCTTTAACCTGGTGAAGCAATATTTAGGCGTGAGTGAAAAATCGAAGCGCTCCTCAAGTTCCAAGGTGATGGATATACATTTCCCCTCTCGGTCTCAGTTGTCTACAAAGGAAATTTTGTGA
- the LOC121969530 gene encoding phospholipase A(1) LCAT3-like isoform X1, which produces MFGDCGLRFPSLRSWIGGGGRRREADPDLDPVLLVSGMGGSILNARSKKNGSTICVWVRILLANLEFKKYLWSLYNPESGYTESLNENNEIVVPDDDYGLQAIDILDPSLWAKLFHLTEVYHFHDMIEMLIGCGYEKGTTLFGFGYDFRQSNRIDKTMDGLKTKLEMAYKASGGKKVNIISHSMGGMLIQCFISLHNDAFAKYVNKWICIACPFQGAPGCIYDSLITGLQFVYGFESFFFVSRWTMHQLLVECPSIYELLPNPDFQWKNQPMIQVWRKLSEDNGVVKLEEYDSSTCISLFEEALKNNEVVCGLYTQLNYSGKSIALPFNFSILEWATNTRKIIYDAQLPASVSFYNIYGTSYETPFDVCFGSETSPVDDLTKLCHTMPEYSYVDGDGTVPTESAKADGFTAISRVGIKNSHRGLLSDKKLFNLVKQYLGVSEKSKRSSSSKVMDIHFPSRSQLSTKEIL; this is translated from the exons ATGTTCGGCGATTGCGGCTTGCGCTTCCCCTCCCTCCGGAGCTGGAtcggcggcggcggccggcgaCGGGAGGCGGACCCGGACCTCGACCCTGTGCTCCTGGTCTCCGGAATGGGGGGCTCGATTCTGAACGCGAGGAGCAAGAAGAACGGCTCCACCATCTGCGTCTGGGTCCGGATCCTCCTTGCCAATCTCGAGTTCAAAAAGTACCTCTGGTCCCTTTACAATCCGGAGTCCG GGTATACGGAGTCACTCAACGAGAACAACGAGATTGTTGTTCCTGACGATGATTACGGGCTTCAAGCGATCGACATTTTGGATCCATCGTTG TGGGCAAAGCTATTCCATCTGACTGAGGTATATCATTTCCATGATATGATAGAGATGCTTATTGGATGCGGTTATGAGAAAGGAACCACACTCTTTGGATTTGGTTATGATTTTCGTCAGAGCAATCG AATTGACAAAACAATGGATGGACTGAAAACAAAATTGGAAATGGCTTATAAAGCTTCTGGCGGTAAAAAAGTAAACATAATATCACATTCTATGGGCGGAATGCTCATCCAATGCTTCATTTCGCTGCATAATGAT GCTTTTGCTAAGTATGTCAATAAATGGATCTGCATTGCTTGCCCCTTCCAAG GTGCACCAGGATGTATCTATGATTCCCTTATAACTGGATTGCAATTTGTTTATGGTTTTGAAAGCTTCTTCTTTGTTTCTAGATGGACAATGCATCAATTG TTGGTTGAATGCCCATCTATCTATGAATTGCTGCCAAACCCAGACTTTCAATGGAAAAATCAGCCCATGATACAGGTTTGGAGGAAATTATCTGAAGATAATGGAGTTGTGAAGTTGGAAGAGTATGATTCATCTACATGCATCTCTTTATTTGAGGAAGCTCTAAAAAATAATGAGGTAGTGTGTGGCTTATATACGCAG cttAATTACAGTGGGAAGTCAATTGCATTACCATTCAATTTTTCTATCCTTGAATGGGCTACCAACACTCGGAAGATCATTTATGATGCCCAGTTACCTGCCAGTGTCAGCTTTTACAACATATATGGGACATCATATGAGACTCCTTTTGATGTTTG CTTTGGATCTGAAACTTCCCCTGTTGACGACTTAACCAAACTGTGTCACACAATG CCTGAGTATTCTTATGTAGATGGGGATGGGACTGTTCCTACCGAGTCTGCTAAG GCTGATGGATTTACGGCGATTTCAAGAGTTGGTATTAAAAATTCCCACCGAGGTTTGCTGAGCGATAAGAAACTCTTTAACCTGGTGAAGCAATATTTAGGCGTGAGTGAAAAATCGAAGCGCTCCTCAAGTTCCAAGGTGATGGATATACATTTCCCCTCTCGGTCTCAGTTGTCTACAAAGGAAATTTTGTGA